Proteins from a genomic interval of Oncorhynchus mykiss isolate Arlee chromosome 21, USDA_OmykA_1.1, whole genome shotgun sequence:
- the LOC110500823 gene encoding RING finger protein 150 isoform X4: protein MTMSLIQACRSLVLSTWLLSFCFVHFFCLDFTVAEREEWYTAFINITYIDPITSMIRTEKTECGRYGEHSLKRDAKGVVILPSLSQDWQACDPGTLFPVPVQGSAWIALIASGNCTYKEKIRHAANQNASAIVIFNVGSSNANDTITMSYSGMGDVVAVMIPEPKGREVAALLERNVTVTMHITIGTRNLQKYVSRTSVVFVSISFIILMIISLAWLVFYYIQRFRYANARDRNLRRLGDAAKKAISKLQVRTIRKGDGETESDFDNCAVCIEGYKPNDVVRILPCRHLFHKNCVDPWLLDHRTCPMCKMNILKALGIALNADCLDDVPLDYEMMSVGGGGGGVGVLGLEAVVSGGSSDGTLSEGGSVVLDPGVRRVGLPQDYHDPDPLRDSPITATTDTHTDEFQPMTSSASVASLVIAVETGLSDEELSLEPPTPTGDNQS, encoded by the exons ATGACCATGTCGCTGATCCAGGCCTGCCGCAGTTTGGTCTTATCTACATGGCTTTTATCGTTTTGTTTCGTCCACTTCTTCTGTTTAGATTTCACCGTGGCCGAGAGAGAGGAGTGGTACACCGCTTTCATCAATATCACCTACATAGATCCGATCACCTCTATGATCCGGACGGAGAAGACTGAATGCGGTCGATATGGGGAACATTCACTGAAACGCGACGCCAAAGGAGTCGTGATACTTCCATCTCTTTCCCAGGACTGGCAAGCCTGTGATCCGGGTACCTTGTTCCCGGTTCCGGTCCAAGGCAGTGCATGGATAGCCCTGATAGCCAGTGGAAACTGCACCTATAAGGAAAAGATTCGACATGCAGCGAACCAAAACGCCTCGGCCATTGTCATATTCAACGTTGGATCGAGCAACGCCAATGATACAATCACCATGTCATATTCAG GTATGGGTGATGTGGTCGCCGTCATGATCCCAGAACCTAAAGGTCGCGAGGTCGCCGCTCTGCTGGAGCGGAACGTCACGGTAACCATGCACATCACCATAGGAACGCGTAATCTCCAGAAGTACGTGAGCAGGACGTCGGTGGTGTTCGTCTCCATCTCCTTCATCATCCTGATGATCATCTCTCTGGCCTGGCTCGTCTTCTACTATATACAGAGGTTCAGATACGCCAACGCACGAGACCGTAACCTG aggcgTCTGGGAGATGCAGCTAAGAAGGCCATCAGTAAGCTGCAGGTCAGGACCATCAGGAAGGGAGACGGGGAGACGGAGTCAGACTTTGATAACTGTGCCGTGTGTATCGAGGGTTACAAGCCAAACGACGTGGTCAGGATACTACCCTGCAG ACACCTTTTCCATAAGAACTGCGTGGACCCCTGGCTGCTGGACCACAGGACCTGTCCCATGTGCAAGATGAACATCCTCAAAGCCCTGGGCATCGCT ttaaatGCAGACTGTCTGGATGACGTGCCATTGGACTATGAGATGATGagtgtgggtggtggtggtgggggggtcggGGTTCTGGGCCTAGAGGCTGTGGTGTCGGGAGGGTCCAGCGACGGGACCCTCAGTGAGGGGGGGTCGGTGGTTCTAGACCCGGGGGTGCGGAGGGTGGGGCTCCCCCAAGATTACCACGACCCAGACCCTCTGAGGGATAGTcccattactgctactactgatacCCACACAG atgagTTCCAGCCCATGACCAGCAGTGCGTCTGTGGCATCCCTGGTGATCGCCGTGGAAACAGGGCTGTCTGACGAAGAACTGTCACTAGAACCACCAACCCCTACTGGGGACAACCAGTCCTGA
- the LOC110500823 gene encoding serine/arginine repetitive matrix protein 1 isoform X1 encodes MSLPARNYRHAGEPTDMQVSLPTRNYRHATTDTQVSLPTRNYRHAGEPTDTQVSLPTRNYRHAGEPTDTQLPTRGRAYRHATTDTQTSLPTRNYRHAGEPTDTQLPTRRRDYRHAGEPTDTLLPTRNYRHTGEPTDTQLPTRNYRHATTDTQLPTRNYRHAGEPSDTQLPTRNYRHAGETTDKQVSLTDTQLPRRRRAYRHATTETQASLPTRNYRDAGEPTDTQLPRRRRAYRHATTDTQLPTRRRASPTRNYRHAEEPTDTQLPTRRRAYRHATTDTQASLPTRNYRHAGEPTDTQLPTRRRAYRHATTDTQTSLPTRNYRHAGEPTDTQARLPTRRRACRHADEPTDTQLPTRRRAYRHATTDTQTSLPIRNYRHAGEPTDTQASLPTRRRAYRHAGETADTQTSLPTRRRDYRHADEPADPQARLPTRRRACRPAGETTDTQASLPTRRRACRHAGETTTRRRAYRDAGEPTDTQLPRRRRDYRHADEPAETQLPTRN; translated from the exons ATGAGCCTACCGGCACGCAACTACCGACACGCAGGTGAGCCTACCGACATGCAGGTGAGCCTACCGACACGCAACTACCGACACGCAACTACCGACACGCAG GTGAGCCTACCGACACGCAACTACCGACACGCAGGTGAGCCTACCGACACGCAG GTGAGCCTACCGACACGCAACTACCGACACGCAGGTGAGCCTACCGACACGCAACTACCGACACGTGGGCGAGCTTACCGACACGCAACTACCGACACGCAGACGAGCCTACCGACACGCAACTACCGACACGCAGGCGAGCCTACCGACACGCAACTACCGACACGCAGGCGAGACTACCGACACGCAGGTGAGCCTACCGACACGCTGCTACCGACACGCAACTACCGACACACAGGTGAGCCTACCGACACGCAACTACCGACACGCAACTACCGACACGCAACTACCGACACGCAACTACCGACACGCAACTACCGACACGCAGGCGAGCCTAGCGACACGCAGCTACCGACACGCAACTACCGACACGCAGGCGAGACTACCGACAAGCAGGTGAGCCTCACCGACACGCAACTACCGAGACGCAGGCGAGCCTACCGACACGCAACTACCGAGACGCAGGCGAGCCTACCGACACGCAACTACCGAGACGCAGGCGAGCCTACCGACACGCAACTACCGAGACGCAGGCGAGCCTACCGACACGCAACTACCGACACGCAACTACCGACACGCAGGCGAGCCTCACCGACACGCAACTACCGACACGCAGAAGAGCCTACCGACACGCAACTACCGACACGCAGACGAGCCTACCGACACGCAACTACCGACACGCAGGCGAGCCTACCGACACGCAACTACCGACACGCAGGCGAGCCTACCGACACGCAACTACCGACACGCAGGCGAGCCTACCGACACGCAACTACCGACACGCAGACGAGCCTACCGACACGCAACTACCGACACGCAGGCGAGCCTACCGACACGCAGGCGAGACTACCGACACGCAGACGAGCCTGCCGACACGCAGACGAGCCTACCGACACGCAACTACCGACACGCAGGCGAGCCTACCGACACGCAACTACCGACACGCAGACGAGCCTACCGATACGCAACTACCGACACGCAGGCGAGCCTACCGACACGCAGGCGAGCCTACCGACACGCAGGCGAGCCTACCGACACGCAGGCGAGACTGCCGACACGCAGACGAGCCTGCCGACCCGCAGGCGAGACTACCGACACGCAGACGAGCCTGCCGACCCGCAGGCGAGACTACCGACACGCAGACGAGCCTGCCGACCCGCAGGCGAGACTACCGACACCCAGGCGAGCCTACCGACACGCAGACGAGCCTGCCGACACGCAGGCGAGACTACGACACGCAGACGAGCCTACCGAGACGCAGGCGAGCCTACCGACACGCAACTACCGAGACGCAGGCGAGACTACCGACACGCAGACGAGCCTGCTGAGACGCAGCTACCGACACGCAACTAG
- the LOC110500823 gene encoding RING finger protein 150 isoform X2 — MTMSLIQACRSLVLSTWLLSFCFVHFFCLDFTVAEREEWYTAFINITYIDPITSMIRTEKTECGRYGEHSLKRDAKGVVILPSLSQDWQACDPGTLFPVPVQGSAWIALIASGNCTYKEKIRHAANQNASAIVIFNVGSSNANDTITMSYSGMGDVVAVMIPEPKGREVAALLERNVTVTMHITIGTRNLQKYVSRTSVVFVSISFIILMIISLAWLVFYYIQRFRYANARDRNLRRLGDAAKKAISKLQVRTIRKGDGETESDFDNCAVCIEGYKPNDVVRILPCRHLFHKNCVDPWLLDHRTCPMCKMNILKALGIALNADCLDDVPLDYEMMSVGGGGGGVGVLGLEAVVSGGSSDGTLSEGGSVVLDPGVRRVGLPQDYHDPDPLRDSPITATTDTHTGKTTDTQVSLPTRNYRHAGEPTDTQLPTRRRAYRHATTDTQVSLPTRNYRHAGEPTDTQLPTRNYRHAGELTNTQLPTRR; from the exons ATGACCATGTCGCTGATCCAGGCCTGCCGCAGTTTGGTCTTATCTACATGGCTTTTATCGTTTTGTTTCGTCCACTTCTTCTGTTTAGATTTCACCGTGGCCGAGAGAGAGGAGTGGTACACCGCTTTCATCAATATCACCTACATAGATCCGATCACCTCTATGATCCGGACGGAGAAGACTGAATGCGGTCGATATGGGGAACATTCACTGAAACGCGACGCCAAAGGAGTCGTGATACTTCCATCTCTTTCCCAGGACTGGCAAGCCTGTGATCCGGGTACCTTGTTCCCGGTTCCGGTCCAAGGCAGTGCATGGATAGCCCTGATAGCCAGTGGAAACTGCACCTATAAGGAAAAGATTCGACATGCAGCGAACCAAAACGCCTCGGCCATTGTCATATTCAACGTTGGATCGAGCAACGCCAATGATACAATCACCATGTCATATTCAG GTATGGGTGATGTGGTCGCCGTCATGATCCCAGAACCTAAAGGTCGCGAGGTCGCCGCTCTGCTGGAGCGGAACGTCACGGTAACCATGCACATCACCATAGGAACGCGTAATCTCCAGAAGTACGTGAGCAGGACGTCGGTGGTGTTCGTCTCCATCTCCTTCATCATCCTGATGATCATCTCTCTGGCCTGGCTCGTCTTCTACTATATACAGAGGTTCAGATACGCCAACGCACGAGACCGTAACCTG aggcgTCTGGGAGATGCAGCTAAGAAGGCCATCAGTAAGCTGCAGGTCAGGACCATCAGGAAGGGAGACGGGGAGACGGAGTCAGACTTTGATAACTGTGCCGTGTGTATCGAGGGTTACAAGCCAAACGACGTGGTCAGGATACTACCCTGCAG ACACCTTTTCCATAAGAACTGCGTGGACCCCTGGCTGCTGGACCACAGGACCTGTCCCATGTGCAAGATGAACATCCTCAAAGCCCTGGGCATCGCT ttaaatGCAGACTGTCTGGATGACGTGCCATTGGACTATGAGATGATGagtgtgggtggtggtggtgggggggtcggGGTTCTGGGCCTAGAGGCTGTGGTGTCGGGAGGGTCCAGCGACGGGACCCTCAGTGAGGGGGGGTCGGTGGTTCTAGACCCGGGGGTGCGGAGGGTGGGGCTCCCCCAAGATTACCACGACCCAGACCCTCTGAGGGATAGTcccattactgctactactgatacCCACACAGGTAAGACTACCGACACGCAGGTGAGCCTACCGACACGCAACTATCGACACGCAGGTGAGCCTACCGACACGCAACTACCGACACGCAG GCGAGCTTACCGACACGCAACTACCGACACGCAGGTGAGCCTACCGACACGCAACTACCGACACGCAGGTGAGCCTACCGACACGCAACTACCGACACGCAACTACCGACACGCAGGCGAGCTCACCAACACGCAACTACCGACACGCAGGTGA
- the LOC110500823 gene encoding RING finger protein 150 isoform X3 produces the protein MTMSLIQACRSLVLSTWLLSFCFVHFFCLDFTVAEREEWYTAFINITYIDPITSMIRTEKTECGRYGEHSLKRDAKGVVILPSLSQDWQACDPGTLFPVPVQGSAWIALIASGNCTYKEKIRHAANQNASAIVIFNVGSSNANDTITMSYSGMGDVVAVMIPEPKGREVAALLERNVTVTMHITIGTRNLQKYVSRTSVVFVSISFIILMIISLAWLVFYYIQRFRYANARDRNLRRLGDAAKKAISKLQVRTIRKGDGETESDFDNCAVCIEGYKPNDVVRILPCRHLFHKNCVDPWLLDHRTCPMCKMNILKALGIALNADCLDDVPLDYEMMSVGGGGGGVGVLGLEAVVSGGSSDGTLSEGGSVVLDPGVRRVGLPQDYHDPDPLRDSPITATTDTHTGKTTDTQVSLPTRNYRHAGEPTDTQLPTRRRAYRHATTDTQVSLPTRNYRHAGEPTDTQLPTRNYRHAGELTNTQLPTRR, from the exons ATGACCATGTCGCTGATCCAGGCCTGCCGCAGTTTGGTCTTATCTACATGGCTTTTATCGTTTTGTTTCGTCCACTTCTTCTGTTTAGATTTCACCGTGGCCGAGAGAGAGGAGTGGTACACCGCTTTCATCAATATCACCTACATAGATCCGATCACCTCTATGATCCGGACGGAGAAGACTGAATGCGGTCGATATGGGGAACATTCACTGAAACGCGACGCCAAAGGAGTCGTGATACTTCCATCTCTTTCCCAGGACTGGCAAGCCTGTGATCCGGGTACCTTGTTCCCGGTTCCGGTCCAAGGCAGTGCATGGATAGCCCTGATAGCCAGTGGAAACTGCACCTATAAGGAAAAGATTCGACATGCAGCGAACCAAAACGCCTCGGCCATTGTCATATTCAACGTTGGATCGAGCAACGCCAATGATACAATCACCATGTCATATTCAG GTATGGGTGATGTGGTCGCCGTCATGATCCCAGAACCTAAAGGTCGCGAGGTCGCCGCTCTGCTGGAGCGGAACGTCACGGTAACCATGCACATCACCATAGGAACGCGTAATCTCCAGAAGTACGTGAGCAGGACGTCGGTGGTGTTCGTCTCCATCTCCTTCATCATCCTGATGATCATCTCTCTGGCCTGGCTCGTCTTCTACTATATACAGAGGTTCAGATACGCCAACGCACGAGACCGTAACCTG aggcgTCTGGGAGATGCAGCTAAGAAGGCCATCAGTAAGCTGCAGGTCAGGACCATCAGGAAGGGAGACGGGGAGACGGAGTCAGACTTTGATAACTGTGCCGTGTGTATCGAGGGTTACAAGCCAAACGACGTGGTCAGGATACTACCCTGCAG ACACCTTTTCCATAAGAACTGCGTGGACCCCTGGCTGCTGGACCACAGGACCTGTCCCATGTGCAAGATGAACATCCTCAAAGCCCTGGGCATCGCT ttaaatGCAGACTGTCTGGATGACGTGCCATTGGACTATGAGATGATGagtgtgggtggtggtggtgggggggtcggGGTTCTGGGCCTAGAGGCTGTGGTGTCGGGAGGGTCCAGCGACGGGACCCTCAGTGAGGGGGGGTCGGTGGTTCTAGACCCGGGGGTGCGGAGGGTGGGGCTCCCCCAAGATTACCACGACCCAGACCCTCTGAGGGATAGTcccattactgctactactgatacCCACACAGGTAAGACTACCGACACGCAG GTGAGCCTACCGACACGCAACTATCGACACGCAGGTGAGCCTACCGACACGCAACTACCGACACGCAG GCGAGCTTACCGACACGCAACTACCGACACGCAGGTGAGCCTACCGACACGCAACTACCGACACGCAGGTGAGCCTACCGACACGCAACTACCGACACGCAACTACCGACACGCAGGCGAGCTCACCAACACGCAACTACCGACACGCAGGTGA
- the LOC110500823 gene encoding RING finger protein 150 isoform X6, with translation MTMSLIQACRSLVLSTWLLSFCFVHFFCLDFTVAEREEWYTAFINITYIDPITSMIRTEKTECGRYGEHSLKRDAKGVVILPSLSQDWQACDPGTLFPVPVQGSAWIALIASGNCTYKEKIRHAANQNASAIVIFNVGSSNANDTITMSYSGMGDVVAVMIPEPKGREVAALLERNVTVTMHITIGTRNLQKYVSRTSVVFVSISFIILMIISLAWLVFYYIQRFRYANARDRNLRRLGDAAKKAISKLQVRTIRKGDGETESDFDNCAVCIEGYKPNDVVRILPCRHLFHKNCVDPWLLDHRTCPMCKMNILKALGIALNADCLDDVPLDYEMMSVGGGGGGVGVLGLEAVVSGGSSDGTLSEGGSVVLDPGVRRVGLPQDYHDPDPLRDSPITATTDTHTGKTTDTQVSLPTRNYRHAGEPTDTQLPTRR, from the exons ATGACCATGTCGCTGATCCAGGCCTGCCGCAGTTTGGTCTTATCTACATGGCTTTTATCGTTTTGTTTCGTCCACTTCTTCTGTTTAGATTTCACCGTGGCCGAGAGAGAGGAGTGGTACACCGCTTTCATCAATATCACCTACATAGATCCGATCACCTCTATGATCCGGACGGAGAAGACTGAATGCGGTCGATATGGGGAACATTCACTGAAACGCGACGCCAAAGGAGTCGTGATACTTCCATCTCTTTCCCAGGACTGGCAAGCCTGTGATCCGGGTACCTTGTTCCCGGTTCCGGTCCAAGGCAGTGCATGGATAGCCCTGATAGCCAGTGGAAACTGCACCTATAAGGAAAAGATTCGACATGCAGCGAACCAAAACGCCTCGGCCATTGTCATATTCAACGTTGGATCGAGCAACGCCAATGATACAATCACCATGTCATATTCAG GTATGGGTGATGTGGTCGCCGTCATGATCCCAGAACCTAAAGGTCGCGAGGTCGCCGCTCTGCTGGAGCGGAACGTCACGGTAACCATGCACATCACCATAGGAACGCGTAATCTCCAGAAGTACGTGAGCAGGACGTCGGTGGTGTTCGTCTCCATCTCCTTCATCATCCTGATGATCATCTCTCTGGCCTGGCTCGTCTTCTACTATATACAGAGGTTCAGATACGCCAACGCACGAGACCGTAACCTG aggcgTCTGGGAGATGCAGCTAAGAAGGCCATCAGTAAGCTGCAGGTCAGGACCATCAGGAAGGGAGACGGGGAGACGGAGTCAGACTTTGATAACTGTGCCGTGTGTATCGAGGGTTACAAGCCAAACGACGTGGTCAGGATACTACCCTGCAG ACACCTTTTCCATAAGAACTGCGTGGACCCCTGGCTGCTGGACCACAGGACCTGTCCCATGTGCAAGATGAACATCCTCAAAGCCCTGGGCATCGCT ttaaatGCAGACTGTCTGGATGACGTGCCATTGGACTATGAGATGATGagtgtgggtggtggtggtgggggggtcggGGTTCTGGGCCTAGAGGCTGTGGTGTCGGGAGGGTCCAGCGACGGGACCCTCAGTGAGGGGGGGTCGGTGGTTCTAGACCCGGGGGTGCGGAGGGTGGGGCTCCCCCAAGATTACCACGACCCAGACCCTCTGAGGGATAGTcccattactgctactactgatacCCACACAGGTAAGACTACCGACACGCAG GTGAGCCTACCGACACGCAACTATCGACACGCAGGTGAGCCTACCGACACGCAACTACCGACACGCAGGTGA
- the LOC110500823 gene encoding RING finger protein 150 isoform X5: protein MTMSLIQACRSLVLSTWLLSFCFVHFFCLDFTVAEREEWYTAFINITYIDPITSMIRTEKTECGRYGEHSLKRDAKGVVILPSLSQDWQACDPGTLFPVPVQGSAWIALIASGNCTYKEKIRHAANQNASAIVIFNVGSSNANDTITMSYSGMGDVVAVMIPEPKGREVAALLERNVTVTMHITIGTRNLQKYVSRTSVVFVSISFIILMIISLAWLVFYYIQRFRYANARDRNLRRLGDAAKKAISKLQVRTIRKGDGETESDFDNCAVCIEGYKPNDVVRILPCRHLFHKNCVDPWLLDHRTCPMCKMNILKALGIALNADCLDDVPLDYEMMSVGGGGGGVGVLGLEAVVSGGSSDGTLSEGGSVVLDPGVRRVGLPQDYHDPDPLRDSPITATTDTHTGKTTDTQVSLPTRNYRHAGEPTDTQLPTRR from the exons ATGACCATGTCGCTGATCCAGGCCTGCCGCAGTTTGGTCTTATCTACATGGCTTTTATCGTTTTGTTTCGTCCACTTCTTCTGTTTAGATTTCACCGTGGCCGAGAGAGAGGAGTGGTACACCGCTTTCATCAATATCACCTACATAGATCCGATCACCTCTATGATCCGGACGGAGAAGACTGAATGCGGTCGATATGGGGAACATTCACTGAAACGCGACGCCAAAGGAGTCGTGATACTTCCATCTCTTTCCCAGGACTGGCAAGCCTGTGATCCGGGTACCTTGTTCCCGGTTCCGGTCCAAGGCAGTGCATGGATAGCCCTGATAGCCAGTGGAAACTGCACCTATAAGGAAAAGATTCGACATGCAGCGAACCAAAACGCCTCGGCCATTGTCATATTCAACGTTGGATCGAGCAACGCCAATGATACAATCACCATGTCATATTCAG GTATGGGTGATGTGGTCGCCGTCATGATCCCAGAACCTAAAGGTCGCGAGGTCGCCGCTCTGCTGGAGCGGAACGTCACGGTAACCATGCACATCACCATAGGAACGCGTAATCTCCAGAAGTACGTGAGCAGGACGTCGGTGGTGTTCGTCTCCATCTCCTTCATCATCCTGATGATCATCTCTCTGGCCTGGCTCGTCTTCTACTATATACAGAGGTTCAGATACGCCAACGCACGAGACCGTAACCTG aggcgTCTGGGAGATGCAGCTAAGAAGGCCATCAGTAAGCTGCAGGTCAGGACCATCAGGAAGGGAGACGGGGAGACGGAGTCAGACTTTGATAACTGTGCCGTGTGTATCGAGGGTTACAAGCCAAACGACGTGGTCAGGATACTACCCTGCAG ACACCTTTTCCATAAGAACTGCGTGGACCCCTGGCTGCTGGACCACAGGACCTGTCCCATGTGCAAGATGAACATCCTCAAAGCCCTGGGCATCGCT ttaaatGCAGACTGTCTGGATGACGTGCCATTGGACTATGAGATGATGagtgtgggtggtggtggtgggggggtcggGGTTCTGGGCCTAGAGGCTGTGGTGTCGGGAGGGTCCAGCGACGGGACCCTCAGTGAGGGGGGGTCGGTGGTTCTAGACCCGGGGGTGCGGAGGGTGGGGCTCCCCCAAGATTACCACGACCCAGACCCTCTGAGGGATAGTcccattactgctactactgatacCCACACAGGTAAGACTACCGACACGCAGGTGAGCCTACCGACACGCAACTATCGACACGCAGGTGAGCCTACCGACACGCAACTACCGACACGCAG GTGA